A window of Halichoerus grypus chromosome 15, mHalGry1.hap1.1, whole genome shotgun sequence genomic DNA:
CTCCTCCTGGAAATGGCTCTCTGGGTCTTCCTGTTCCTGTGGACAGAGATGGGTGCTGCGGCGTGCCTGGCACCTCCTGGTGGGCGGCAAGGGGAGAGTTCTATGGTAGCAGGGGCCTGCACCTTATCCATCTGATCCAGGAAGCAATCGATGAAATCACGGGGCTCCCCAGGCTGCCGCGTCTGCTGGTGCCGCAGGATTTGCTCAGAGATAAAGACCCGAAGCTCCGTGAAGTTTTGAAAGATTCGGTGGTGCGGGCCCGGGAGCCAGtcaaggaaggaggggaaaatgtACATCTAGGGGGACAAGACCGCAGCAAGACCTCGAACAAGTCCACTAGTTCCCCTGTGGGGAGATTGCACCAGGACTTTGATGTTCTAAGTTCTAGAACTCTCCCCTTCCAAGATTCTAAGACTCGACCTAATGATCCAAGGTCGGTAGGTCTACGTACTCCGGGTTTGGCATAGGTTAGGCACAGGAGGGAGGGTCTGAGGCTGGCCCTCTCACCTCGCCCCATCTGGAACTCATAATGCGGAAGTTGTCATGGAAGAGGTCCAGGAGCCTCAGGAACTCCGGGTCCTCATAGCCATAGCGGTTCCCGAAGACCACCGAACAGATAACGTTAGACACAGCATTATCTAGTAGCCGCCGGGGGTCGAATGGCGTTCCTGGGAGTCGGAACAGGACAGGGTCTTTTCGCTGTGGCTCCGCTTACTGACTTCGTTCCACGACAAATGTCTTCCCGCGTCCCCCgccttgctttttaaatattttatttttaagtaatcgcgaCACCAAACTTGTGGCTGGAACCTACAACCCTGACGGAGAATCGcttgctctaccgactgagctagccagacaCCCCACCCTACCCCTTCTTGATCATGGCCACATCCCCACCAGGCCGCACCAATGGTGGCTTGAAATTCGCCGAGCAGACAAGCCGCTTCCTCCAGGATGCGCTCCTCTATGGTCCGCGTTCCCAGTCCGAACTCCTTTAGTGCTCCCAGCGCAAAATTGCGCAGCGTCCCCCAGCGCCGCCCGTTCGAAAACACGAcgcctgggggtggggcacagaagGGGCGGGCCGGGGTTGGCCACGCCCCATCCTGGAAGCGTCCAGTTTTGGAGCTGGCTTCCTCGCAACCCTTCAATTCTGCTGCTTTCAGACCTCTTGGTTGCCACCCCAGCCTTCTCGGCCCTGTCCGCACCTTGGCCCCACCACTGCTGCTCTCGATCCCTCACCAGTGCTTGCTATCTTTGGCTTTGACTCTTGGGCTCGTCTCTTCTAGTGGCTGCAGCAGAAACCagcgcccaccccccccccgccacccatTCGGCTCCTACACTTTAGCTCCGCCCCACCTTCTCGCTGTTTGCCTTCATTGGCCTTCTCATTCGGCCCCGCCCCATCCCCCCGGCCCCGCCCTTTATCGCTCAAACTGGGTGGTCCAGGCCCTCACTTCCACAGCCTGGGACTCACCGTTTCCGCGGGTGAAGCGTTCGGAAACAGCCATGGTCCCGCGGCCGGAGAAGGCATCCGCTTGCAGCACTAATGCGTCCCGCAGCGTTGAGTAGCCGCACAGCACCACTGCAGGGCGCGGGCCCAGCCGCACTGTGAACACTGGGCCCCAGCGGCCAGAGAGCTACGCGGAGCGGGTGCTCAGCGCGTCCTGGTCCGGGCTCCTgacccctcctccaccccagagcccccgcccccagctccctcTTCCTTCCGGCCCAGGAGTCCCCATCTCATCCCCTCATTACTGGCGGAGGAGGTCAgatccccacctccttcctccatccgcaggagtccaggcccccagctccCTCTTCCCAGGGGATCTACAAGACCAGGGCCCGAGCCCTCTGCACCCTCAGAACTAGCCGTCTGGGCCCTCGGTACTCTCCTCCCCGCCTTGAACCAGGAGAACAGACCCCTCGGCACCCCTTCCCGCTGCCCCCCGACCTGCCTTCTTACTCTaggctcctcctccctcaggacccaggagtgtgggggggggcggggagggagagggggatcCCAGGGCGACTCTGCCAGGAACCAGGAACTCAGGCCCActgtccctctcctctctcaagCAGATGTCCAGGCTCCCGGCTTCCACCCCtagtctccttccttcctggaacACAGGACTCCGGCCCCTCAACCCTCCTCAGGACTCATGGGGTAAGAGCCCTCAGCTGTCTTCATTCAGAAAACCAGGACCTCCAGCGCCCCAGCCCACGGTCGGGGCTACCTCCATGAGTGCACGGTCCGGGCGTCCGGACTCCAGCTGCAGCAGGTTCCCCAGCAGTGGGAGTGCCGTAGGCCCCGGGGGTAGGGCCCCCTGAGTCTGGGCACCCTGAGCACCCCAACCCCACCTGGCTAGGgccagcagcaggaggagcagcgGCACTGTGATGCCCATGAGCATCATGCCCTTTaacctccctgcctgccctttGGGTCTTGGGTGGTGCCCCCGCCCGGATACCTGGATACCCGGAGTGGGAGTGGTGGGAGAGGTGGGTGTCTCCAGGCTGCTCATATTGCAGATTCCCCAACCCAAGGTCTccacccagctccccagctctgTCACTGTTGTGCCAGGTGCAGCCTGCCCTATTGGGCAGCTTTGTTGTGCTAGCATTCCATGTCAATACACCTGACCAACATGTGCACCCTACTGAGCCTTTGGGTCCTTGGGGTCCATCTTCCTTGACCCGTAGGTGTGCATTTCTGAATCCCCTGGCCACGTTTGGGCCCGTGACCCCCTGAATGCTGTACCCTATACTTCTGATTCCTAAATACATTTTTGACTTCCAAATACACTTCTAAAAACACCCCTGGTGACATACCCATTAGCCTGGCACTCCTGTGCCCTGTGCTTGTGATTCCTAGGGACAGGCGCCTGAGCCCCTGTCACTTCCATGCCCTTGCTCTTGGAACCGTGTATGCTGTACCAGTCCACTGTTCAGGAAGGCGACCCACCCTCCCGCAGGCCCCTGCCTGGCCGGATCCGGCCTTCCGccaggtgcctggcacagggcccagacctggggagagggtggggacgGCACAGCCTCTGGGACTGGCCTTGTCTCTGGGAGTGTCTCTcagggtctctgtctctctctgtttgtctttgtttcagctctcagcatcttcctctgtgtttctttgttcatctctctctctctctttccgcCTCTGTTTTACTCTGCTTCTGTTCCTGTTGGTATCCCTCTCAGTTCTCTTTCCCTTCATCTCCCTCTTTCACTTCATCTCCCCCTTCCCcgtctccctgcctctgtctctgccctggATCTCCCGACCTGTCAGGCTTTCTCCGTCCAGGAACCCTGGAGAGCtgccctctctgggtctcttcaAGAGCAGGCGTTTGTCCTATTCGCTTCTGTGTCCCCGGCACTAAAACAGTGCTCAGCgcacagtgggtgctcagtaaatgtttgtagAGCCAATGCATGACTCTATCCCgatttctgtctgtctctgtctttaaCTCGGACTCTGTTTTCCTCCGTCTCTGTCTTTTGCCAGATCCTTGTGACCGTCTCTCtccttgtctgtctctgtgtctcaccTTTTACGGCTCCTGTCTCTCTagttcccttttccttctgctctcagatctctgtctctcttcatcTCTGTTCCTCTCAATTTCTAGCTCTGCTTTAGAATCtccttgtcttccttctctctgggcatgtctctcccttcctgtccgtgcctccctgtctctctgtgtctctcctagtctttggttttcaggatctctcctgtctctctgcatctctctgtctctctccatctcttttttaGTACTTCCATGTGTTTCTCTTTGCTGtctcttcatctttcttcctcaAGACCTcggagtctctccctctctctctccccctccgtGTCCCTGCCTGGGCCCTTGGGGCAGACTCTGTGGTTGGGCTGTGGTGAGAACAGCGTGGGGATTAAGGAGCCAACGCCTGGTGTGGGGACCGCCTATAAGTCTCAGCAGAGCATGTCCCAGTTTCTGGATGGCCTTGAGGAGACCCCGTTTAGGGTATGGTCATCCGGGCCACCTCCACCCATGGCTGGGGAGCCACCACCACCCTGCCTAACTCTGACTCCACGGAACCGAAGACGCCCCATTCATTGAGAAATGCTTCTGTCAGCAGGATGTCAGGCTGACAAATCCAGTCCCAGGTCAGGAGGCCCCGTGCCCGGGATTGCTATCCCCACCCCAAAGGGAGGAATTGCAAGACAAAGGAATAGTCTGAGTAGTCTTCCAGTGTCTTACTTCTCCCCTTCATAGCTCTTCCTCTCTGGACTTCTCTggccatttctgtttctttatcactctctctcttctctctgtctccccatttctCCATCCGTGTACCCCTCTGCGTCTCTGACTTGTGATGTGGAAGGGAGCAGTGTTGGAGTCTGAGTTCTgttcccagccctgcctgcttCCGGCTATGTGATCTTGGCCAAATCATTTCACCTCTCCGAGTCTCTAAAAGTGTATAATgtgggacgcttgggtggctcaatcggttgagcgtctgccttcggctcaggtcatgatcccggggtcctaggatggagccctgcgtcggactccctgctcagtggggagtctgtttctccctctcctccttgctcgtggtttttctcactgtctctctctctcaaataaataaataaaatcttttaaaaagtgtataatggggcgcctgggtggctcagttggttaagcgactgccttcggctcaggtcatgatcctggagtccctggatcgagtcccacatcaggctccctgctcggcagggagtctgcttctccctctgaccctcccccctctcatgtgctctctctcattctctctctctcaaataaataaataaaatttaaaaaaaaagtgtataatgCTTCTTTGTCTTATAGGGAGATTTAAATGGGGGCATTTATAGTGAATAGGAAGCACTGTGTAAGTATTAGTGTTATTTCccagtctctgtgtctctgtctctgggtctgTCAAGTTCTCCCTGCTTCCATCTCCCATCTTGTATGGCACCCTGCATCTCTTGCAGACCCGTCCTGTGTATCTCTGGgcttctgtctttttctctgtcttggtttctctgcctctctgtcgTCAGGCTGTCGTCCGGCCCTTACCCCAGGACACAATTTCTCCCAATTTCTAGCCACTCTAAGGGTGAAGGTAGAACTAGTCAGTTCGGTGTCTCCTTTGAGCCAGAccttccttctccccatcctAGGGGGCTGCCCTCCTCCCTGTAATTCAGCCCAGGCAGGTTTGAATCTTTTATAAAGATactttattagaaaattataaaaacagcCCCCAAAAGGGCGCGCGATAGAACGAGGCaagctcttctccttccccttgcGTTTCTCTGCCTCTGGGGGCGCAGACCAGGTCAagatgggggttgggggctggggaggcggcAGGCACACGTGCGGGGAAGCGAGCGTGAGGGCGATGGGATGGGGGCACAGCGGAACGAGCAGGTGACTGGGGCAGCCCCCGGCCGGCCTCCCCGCCCACCCGCGAATCTGGAAGGGCCGTGGCGTCAGCGCATGCGCAGGCACAGCTGGAAAGGCCGCGGTAAGTTGCCCAGCCCGGAGCTGAGCGGCGTCAGGTCGATGTCCTCGGGCGCCCCCAGCGGCTGCAGCGAGAAGCTCTGCAGGATGGCGGTGAGGTAGAGGAAGAGCTCCATGCGCGCCAGCGACTCGCCCAGGCACAGTCGGCGACCtgcgggggtgggagggtgcgGAGGGGCGGCGAGATAAGATGGGGTGAGGGGCTCCAGTCGCAAATTCTCGGAGAAGAACATACGAAGCTAATGACTGGCGACGTCACAGAGCCACCCTTCTAAAGGTCTGGGAAAGATGCATTAAGTAAATCCGGGGCCAAAAAGGATCTGGCCGATACAAGGACAAGTTCATGGGTTCGAATTCTGACTCTGCCATTACTagttctgtgatcttgggcaagccaGTTTCTGGGtatttaaaatggggatgataaaaaataaaataaaataaaataaaataaaataaaataaataaaataaatgatagtatTGCTTCATTAGGTTGCTGTGAATGCTAAATGCAGGTAAAGAAATGAGAATATAATGCCATGTAGGTCATACTGCGTGTCATATGTTACTCTAGGCACTATACtgatattaattaatttaatcctaACAATTCCAAGAGGTGGGCCTTGGAATTCTATCGATcattctccattttatagatgtggaagttgaggcacagagagctgaAGTAACATATTCAAGGCCATTATAGCTAGGAGACGACAGAGCTGGGGTCTTGCTGGAAAACCTCTTGGCCACCACTCTAATAGCTCTTCTTAAAAGTagcgcctggcacacagtaggcaatATGGTAGGTGGCTTATTATTgttattcctccctccccctttctatTTCTGCTACTGGGTTAAacaggaaagatttttttcagcaGGATAAAGACCAAAGCCGAGGAAACTAGAACTGCTCACCTGCGCCACCCAGTGGGGAGACTGACGGTGACCGCTTCCAAGTTGAATTAATATCCtacttccccctcctccctcctcaagGATTTTAGCCATTATCTGCCTATGGGAGCACAGTTGGGAGGGAAAACAAATGTCTCCGCACATCCAAAGCTGAGGATGCGGTGGGATGAAGAAACGAGAGGGTTTGGAGAGTGGAATGAGGAATGAGGAATGTAGGTAGGAATATGGGACCCCAAAGACCCTGACTCTTGTCCCCATGGCTCTCACCAGCTGAGAAAGGCATGAAGGCAGGGTTCTTCTTGAAGGACTGATTGGCATCCAGAAAATGCTCAGGGTTGAATTCCTGGGGCGTCAGGTAATGGCTGGGGTCATAGTGGACTGTGTTAAGGAGGGTGATGATATCCGTGCCCtgtgtgggtggggaggcagaaTCAGTAGGGGTAGAAGGTCTGGGAGATTCTCAAGCTGAAATCTCACTCCACAGGGCTGGAGGCCCCTGGAACTTGATAAAGGGGCATGGAGCCCAGGACTCCGAACAGGGATTCAGGAAATGTGTGTCGCTGTCTGGAGTTACACGTGATGGGTGCTGGAAGCTGTGTTGACAGGGATGGGGGGGTACCTCCCCTTGTCAGAGCAGATTTGGGGTTTCTGGGACTAGGGAGAGTTCTCTCAGAACAGTGTTTAGGCACAGCGGGTCCCCAAGATGAAGTCTTAGACCCTGGGGATGCTGGAGAGGGGTCCTAGGAAGGGGAGCTGTATTGGGCAAGGGGTCTGAGGTTCAGGTCAGGGTCCAGTCCATTATAGTACTGAATAGGCCCTGGGAAGGGGCTGAGGTTCTGGATTTAAGAGCTTCAGATGTCTGTTGCTAGGGCTTGGGATGCCAGTCACTAAGGCCCGGGGTACTGATGGCTAGGGCCTGGGATCCTCCTTGCTAGAGACCCGGATGCCATTCGCAAGTCTGGGATGCCTCTTCCTAGTGTGCCAGACGTCCATTGCCAGGTGCCCAGCACACCTTGGGTATCAGGAAGCCGCGAAAGGCTGTGTCCCGAGTGACGCGGTGGGGCAAGTTCATGGGGATGACGTCTGCGAAGCGCTGCACCTCGTGGATCACCGCGTCTGTATAAGGCATGGCCGCTCGGTCGTCCAGCGCCGGCAGCCGCGCGCGACCCACCACGCGGTCGATCTCCTCCTGTACGCGGGCTGGAGGTGGAAGGGGGAGCGTTAGTCAAGGGTACCAGTGGGCTCGACTGGGCTCCCAgtcgtgtgcatgtgtgcatgtgtgtgtgggggtccaGCCTACGCTTCCCAGTAGGGACGCCGCTACAGAGATGCCTATGATGGTTAGCAGGAGCCTCGAAGGGAAGGGTTGGTTTGGGAGACGTAGGTGAGAGTGAAAATTAGGTTGGTGCCAGGGCTCCTAGGGGCGGGGTTGTGCGGGCGGGGCTTAGGGGCTGCCGGGAGTCCAGGTCCCGGATGGGACAGCGGGCGGGGTTCGAGGACCAGGCCGGATGGAGGGTGGGTCGAGTGGGTAGGCTGTACGAAAGCCCGGAGAGATCGGGGGTGGGGCAGGCGGTACGGATCCTAATAGACTCAGTGCTGGAGGCCAGGGTTCCGGGATCCGCCCAGAGGCGGGGTTTGGAGAGGTGGGGGGGTCCCAGACCGTGCTGTGTGGGCGGGCGGTCAGACAGCGAGGGTCAGACTGATGGTTCCTGGCTGGCCCTGTGGCTGAGGCTCGGGGCCAGGCTCTAGCCGACTGTTGAGATCGGGGCGCTGAGGCCGGACGCGTGCTGTGTGGTCAGGGTCAGGGGTGGGCCGCAAAGCAAGGCCACGAGGGCGGGGTCCAGGTTCCGGCCGACTGTGTGAACCGCGGGAGCCTGTGGATGGGGTCGGCCTCCGTGTGGGTTTGTGGGTTTGGCTGGGGGTCTCAGGCGTAAGCTGGAGGCCTGGGCTATCTGGCATGCTGGGCGGGGCCGTGCCCATTGGTTGTGGGCGGGGCTTAGAGGTAGGCGAGTTGAGGCTCGTGGGGCCCGAGTGCCCAGCAGGTGTGCCCCGCGGCCCTGTGTGCAGGATCTCCGAGCCAGGCTTGGGGCGCGCTCACCTTGCACTTTTGGGTACTTCATGAGCACTAGGAAGGCGTGGCGCAGCGTGGTGCCCACGGTCTCGGTGCCGCCAAAGAGCAGGTTATGTGTGGTCATCAGCAGGGTATCCATGTGGAAGTGACTGTGCGGGTCCTGCTTCTCCTGCGGGGGTTGAGGGGTGGGGATATGAGCCCGGGCCGGATCACTGACCACAGGCTCGGAGTCTGTGCGACCCGCTCCCCACAGATCTGCACGCCTCCTGCTGGGTGTGTCCGTTCAGTCCCTACCCTGTTTAACTTTCTTTCCTCGGGGAAGCTGGGGAGCGCGGAAGGGCCGGGTAGAGAAAATCTCAGCCGCAGGGCCCACGATTAACAGATCCTTAAGGACTTCTTAATGAGCTGTTAATTGGCGATGGGTCCCCTAGTGGCCAGGTGTTCCAACTTCACTCCCCAGATGTAGGGAGACCGGTCTCAAACCCGCTCAACCCGGGATCCTCGTTGGTTTGAGGCGGAGGGAAGCAGGTCAGACCAGAGATGCGACTTCCAGGCCAGGCTTACTtgtgccatctttttttttttttttttttttaaagatttttatttatttatttgagagagagagaatgagagagaacacatgagaggggggagggtcagagggagaagcagactccctgccgagcagggagcccgatgtgggactcgatccagggactccaggatcatgacctgagccgaaggcagtcgcttaaccaactgagccacccaggcgcccttacttgTGCCATCTTGTTGAGAAAGCAATCGATGAAATCCCGGGGAGAGCTGGGGTCGAGGGAGTCCTGGTGGTCGCGGACGCTGCGGGCGATGAGGTCCTTCATGCACCCGTAGTTCTGGAAAAGGCGTCGGTGCGGCCCGGGTACCCAGTCCAGGAGGCTCGGAAAGATGTTGTACAACTGGGGATGAGGGAGAGTCGGAGGGGTTTGGAGGATCAGgtagcgcgcgcgcgcgcgcgcgcgtgtgtgtgtgtggaggggttgCCAGCGAGGTCAGGGTGGAGCAGGTAGGCACGGGCGGGGTTTTGTGGGTCAGCTGGGTTCTGGAGAGACCGAGGTGGGGCGGGGGCCCTCGGTGTCTGTGGCAACTTGGTGGGGAGACTGACCTTGGCTAGACAGCTTAGGGCGATGCGGGGGCGGAGCCAGAcgggaaggggcggggccagggAGGGTCCAACGCATCCTCTCCCCGCCCACTGTTTCCCGTTTCCCAGGACTGGATGAACCCCAACCCTGTCCCGCCCAACCTGGGCCTCCTGACCTCTCCCCAGGGGCCGCTCATGATTTGGAAGTTGTCACTGATGAGGCGGATAATGGTGAGCAGACGTTCATCGTCGTAGTCAAAGCGGCTGCCGAAGATCACAGAGCAGATAATGTTGGACACGGAGCGGCTGAGCACAAACGTGGGGTCGAAGGGCTTGCCTGCGAGTGAGGGGCGGAGGGGGTCAGGGGGCGCGTTGTGCAACACCCCAGACCCCGAGCGGCACTAGAGCGCACGACATCCAGCCCAACCATGCCAAAGGACTCGCAGCACAGAGCAAATGGTCTTGGCCACCTGACCTGCAGCGCAACACCCCGGGTCCTTGGCAACACGCCAGGCAGGACAGAACCCACAACATCCTTTGGCACAATGACAACACCACCAAACAACGGAACAGGCTATTCTTCACGATAcaacacacagcacacaccacaCAAAACAACATACATACAATACACAACACAATACAATCGCGCATCAGGGTCTGCCAACACCACGACCTCACCCAGAAATGGCACAGCAACACGACACCTGACACCCAATGATCCGACGACGGAACAGATCACAGACAATAACGCATGAGGCATCACAACAACAGCATGGCCCGGAAACTGAGTCTGGAGTTAGGTCGACATAGTTTGGATTTTGGCTTGGCCGCTCAGTTTCGGTGTGGCCCCGGATGAGCCgacttcccttctctgagccttggttttctcgtctgtaaaatgggcttgaTGACAGTCTTCTCCTCATGGAGCTGTTGTAAGGAGTCAGTAAAAGTGTGACTGGCTAAGGGCCTGGCCCATCCTGAGCCTGTGTGAACCACGGtggtgtggtaggctgaatagTGGCCCCCCCAAATATCCATGTCCTCCTCTCTAAGAGCCTGTGAACacgtgattaagttaaggattttttttttttttttaagattttatttatttatttgacagagagagagacacagcgagagagggaacacagcagagggagtgggagagggagaagcaggcttcccgccgagcagggagcccgatgcggggctcgatcccaggaccctggaaccatgacccgagccgaaggcagacgcttaacgactgagccacccaggcgcccctaagttaaggattttgagatgcgGAGATTATTCTGGTTTATCCACGTGGGcctaatgtaatcacaagggaGGCAGAAGGGTCTGAGTAAGAAAAGGTGACGtgttggtggggagagagggagaaagagagaagagagggagagattttgGAAGATGctatgttgctggctttgaagataggGGAAGGGGCCACAAGGCAAGGATGCTGGGCGCCTCTagaggctggaaaaggcaaggaaatggattctcccctagagctccCAGAATGAGCCAGCCCTGCCAACCCATTTTAGTTTTAtggacttccagaactgtaagagaacaaatttgtgttgctttaagtcactaagtttgtggcttttctttctttttttttaaatagcagccataggaaactaactCAGGCAGTCATTATTGCTTTATTTACATCATATCATTTAATCCCTGAAGCATCACTGGCCACATTTCCCCCCCTCAAAAGCCAGCAAGATTTGGAGATCAGGGTAGAGGGCTGTTTGcttctctgcttcagtttcttctcctGTAAATTGGGGTTTATAATAGGATCTCCTTCACAAAGTTCTTGGAACAGTGctggttacttttatttttatttatttttattttttaagtaggctccatgcccagcatggagcccaatgcagggcttgaactcacgaccctgagatcaagacctgagctgagatcaagagtcagatgcctaaccaactgagctactcaggtgccctaagtgttggtcatttttatttttttttcatgggtgCGCAGCTTTGAcctgggttcacatcccagctctgccacttcctgggcACGTGACTTaaatctttctgggcctcaggttTATCCTTGTAATAACTTCCCAGGGTTTCAGGGGAGGTGAGATGTGTTCATACATGTGAAGAGTTTAGTATAGTGCCTGGTCCCCaggaagcactcagtaaatgggcATTAGTGTGTTGAGTATGGACCTTAGACACAGGTTTAAATCTTGGCTCCTCCACT
This region includes:
- the LOC118537538 gene encoding cytochrome P450 2F5, with amino-acid sequence MLAAAFIMDSLSIAILLGLLALTCLFLILSSKGKDRLPPGPRPLPFLGNLLQLRSQDMLTSLTKLSKEYGSVYTVHLGPRRVVVLSGYQAVKEALVDQGEDFSGRGDYPVFFNFTKGNGIAFSNGDRWKVLRRFSVQILRNFGMGKRSIEERILEEGSFLLAELKKTEGKPFDPTFVLSRSVSNIICSVIFGSRFDYDDERLLTIIRLISDNFQIMSGPWGELYNIFPSLLDWVPGPHRRLFQNYGCMKDLIARSVRDHQDSLDPSSPRDFIDCFLNKMAQEKQDPHSHFHMDTLLMTTHNLLFGGTETVGTTLRHAFLVLMKYPKVQARVQEEIDRVVGRARLPALDDRAAMPYTDAVIHEVQRFADVIPMNLPHRVTRDTAFRGFLIPKGTDIITLLNTVHYDPSHYLTPQEFNPEHFLDANQSFKKNPAFMPFSAGRRLCLGESLARMELFLYLTAILQSFSLQPLGAPEDIDLTPLSSGLGNLPRPFQLCLRMR
- the LOC118537529 gene encoding cytochrome P450 2F2-like, with product MLMGITVPLLLLLLALARWGWGAQGAQTQGALPPGPTALPLLGNLLQLESGRPDRALMELSGRWGPVFTVRLGPRPAVVLCGYSTLRDALVLQADAFSGRGTMAVSERFTRGNGVVFSNGRRWGTLRNFALGALKEFGLGTRTIEERILEEAACLLGEFQATIGTPFDPRRLLDNAVSNVICSVVFGNRYGYEDPEFLRLLDLFHDNFRIMSSRWGEMYIFPSFLDWLPGPHHRIFQNFTELRVFISEQILRHQQTRQPGEPRDFIDCFLDQMDKEQEDPESHFQEETLVMTTHNLFFGSTETTSTTLRYRLLILLKYPEVAAAKVQAELDAVVGRMRTPRLEDQERLPYTNAVLHDIQRFISVLPLGLPRALTHDAHLRGYFPPKGTFVIPLLVSSHQDPTQFKDPDCFGAPGWLSR